GTGGCTTTCTGCTCCTACTTTGTCCCTCACCTGCATGtttctctcacagacacacactctcttAGTTGCAACGTCACGGTCAAGACTCATACCACACCTGGAGAGCCCTGTTGTGAAGGACAGTGCTCACTGGATAGAGAATCTTTCCTTCAGTATGATGACAACAATGCCACACCTTCAGGTGACCTGGGAAACGCGGTTCATGCCACTCAAATGTGGACAGATATTGTGCAAGAGCTGGAGATTTTGGGGCACGAATTCCGGAAGAAGCTGGCTGAAACCAAACAGAGGATAACCAAGATCCATGGTAAGTGGAGGATGGagttcagaggcagagacagggggcaagagagaggaagggcagagcaCATATGGGAATGAGATGGTGATTGTATCTGTGTGGAAAAAACTGAGCATTGGCCCTACCTGGGAAGCATATGGTCCCCAATGGATAACCAAGTCATGTGGAAATGATGCTGGCTCATAAGCCAGTGGGAAAAGTCTTGCCCTTTGAGGAGGTGGTAGATCTATCAAAAGTGAAAAATGATGGCTTTGTATGTGGTTTGCAGGTCACCCCATTTTACAGACCATCATACTTTCTCAGCTTGAACAAGGACAAATCATCGGTACCTTTTTGCAATTTAACATCAGTGGAAAGTACTGCATGCTCTTGAACACAATGAATATGAGCTGGATGTTGATTAGTCTTGAAGCTGGAGATATCATGAATGAATGGAAGAATGATGAGGAACTAAACAAGTATCTGAAAAGCCTCATGAAAAATTTCTGTCACTGGCTCAAGGAACTCTTAAAATTCCCCTGGGAAAGGACAAGTAGGTATTACTTAAACAGAAGGCAACTCCATCAAATTTGATAGACTAAGAGAGTGATTTTTTGGTAGTGTGCCTGTCTGGGGATCCAGTGATAACCACAAGACTCTCTGTTCCCCATCTCACCTTCCAATGTTTCTCATTCTCTAGTAACTGACATGGCCTGCTAAGGGGCCCCAAGTTTGTCTGCATCACTGTAAACTTCCAGCCCTTTCTGCCTCACTTACAGCTGCCCTTGCACCAGCT
This genomic stretch from Peromyscus leucopus breed LL Stock unplaced genomic scaffold, UCI_PerLeu_2.1 scaffold_1535, whole genome shotgun sequence harbors:
- the LOC114689154 gene encoding retinoic acid early-inducible protein 1-alpha-like; translation: MSPVAFCSYFVPHLHVSLTDTHSLSCNVTVKTHTTPGEPCCEGQCSLDRESFLQYDDNNATPSGDLGNAVHATQMWTDIVQELEILGHEFRKKLAETKQRITKIHGHPILQTIILSQLEQGQIIGTFLQFNISGKYCMLLNTMNMSWMLISLEAGDIMNEWKNDEELNKYLKSLMKNFCHWLKELLKFPWERTRSTSRAPDITQLPPTVNITQLLPTINITQLPSTTKFQYKEVLIFIPLGLMIIAIVVCIWMCVKRKSQGGKEQVGLLGLRC